The window TCTGATGGCTTCTATAATTAGATGCAAATCCATTTCCTTTAGCATATATCCGCTGGCACCAGCTTGGACTGCTAGGAGTACATATGATTTATCGATATTGTCGGTTAAGACTGCAACTTTTACTTTTGGATGCTCATTTGAAAGTTGTTCGATACATCTAATACTTTCTAATGGTGTTTCACCTAATTCCATCAGCAATATATCTACTTCTTCAGAAAAATTATTGCTATAATGAGCTATTATCTCTTCTGTGGTTTCTGCCTCGTAAACAACTTCGAGCAATCCGTCTGAAGCAAATAACCCTTTTAATCCTTCACGATAAATTTGTTGACCATCTATAAAAGCAATTCTTATTTTATTAATTGTTTCAGCCACGATATACCTCCCATTTCGGTTAAATCATTCCTTAAACTATATCATATCTTTAAAATTCAAATAAGTAGCTGATACAACCGTTGTTTTATATAGAAAGGTTGGAAAACCAAATAGGTTGTGACATTACGGGATTTGTCTTAACTAATGAATACGCTAAACGAAATACCTTTCATTTGGTGGTAGAATAGACTTATATAGATACTTTAAGCAGAAGGTGGTATTACATAAATGGGCTATCAATCTGAAGCACAACTTGAAAAAAAAATGATTAGCCAACTTGTTCGTCAAGGCTATGAACAAGTGCAGCTTCCTGACTACGAAGCACTTCTTCTTAATTTTCGGTCACAAGTCAATCGGTTTAATCAAAATAAACTCGAAGGCAAGCCACTGACAGACACAGAATTTAACAGGTTACTGAATTTAGTTGATGGGAAGAGCATCTTTGATTCGGCTAAAATTTTACGAGATAAACAAATCATTGAACGAGAAGACGGATCGGAGCTTTACATAGAATTATTTAACACCCGTGAGTGGTGCAAAAACTTATTCCAGGTGACAACGCAAACAACTGTGACCGGAACGTACACGAATCGGTATGATGTAACGATCTTAATCAATGGGCTTCCTGTTGTTCAGGTTGAATTGAAAAGAAGAGGGTTAGATTTTAAAGAAGCATTCAACCAGATTCAGCGCTATCGCAAGCATTCTTACAAAGGACTATATCGTTTTCTCCAAATTTTTGTGGTCACAAACGGTGTTGATACGAAGTACTTTTCCAATTCGGATAGCGATATTTTATTTGGGTACACTTTTTTCTGGTCCGACGCAGAAAACAACATCATTACAAATTTGAATGAATTCACATCCTCGTTTCTTGAGAAGTGTCATATTGCCAAGATGATTGCTCGGTATATGGTTTTAAATGATACGGAGAAACTGCTGATGGTCATGCGTCCTTATCAGGTTTATGCAACGGAAGCCCTTGTACAACGAGCTCTTGAAACGAAAAATAGTGGCTTTATCTGGCATACGACGGGTTCAGGAAAAACACTTACTTCGTTCAAAGCAAGCCAAATCCTTGCGAATGAACCCAGCATTAAGAAAGTATTTTTCTTAGTGGATCGCAAGGATTTAGATAGTCAAACCATCGCAGAATTTAATAAGTTTGAAAAAGGGTCGGTTGATCGGACAGAAAAGACAGACCTGCTTGTCAAACAAATTGAAGATGTCATGAAGCCGTTTATTGTAACGACCATTCAAAAAATGGCGAATGCGGTGAAAACCCCTCGCTTCGCTAAGATTATGGATCTTTACAGAGATGACCGAGTAATTTTCATTATTGATGAATGTCATCGGAGTCAATTCGGAGAGATGCATACGAATATCTCAAGACACTTCAAAAATGCACAGTACTTTGGATTTACAGGCACACCCCGTCTTAAAGAAAATAAAAGTCAGGACGGTCGAACTACTGCCGATCTTTTTGAAAAGTGCTTGCATACCTATTTAATTAAAGAAGCCATTCGAGATGGCAACGTACTTGGGTTTTCAGTTGAACACCATGAACTAATCAAAGCAAAAGTAAATGAAAACGATAGAACACGGGTAGAAGCAATTAACACAGATGAAGTGTGGATGGACGATAATCGGATGCATTGGGTAGTAAAAAACATCTTAGAAAATCATGAACGGAAATCACGTAGTAAGGGCTACACCGCCATTTTTACAGTGCAATCGATTCCTATGCTCATTAAATATTATGAGTTGCTTAAACAAACGGAGCATCCCTTTAAAATAGCGGGTATCTTTTCGTACGGTGCAAATGAAGAGAGTGAAGGGAAAGACGAGCATTCCAGAGATAGTTTGGAACGTATTATCACGGACTATAACGGAATCTTTGATACTAATTACTCTACGGACACGTATCCTAGCTACTTTTCGGATATTTCCAAAAGGGTCAAAACCGCACAAATTGATATCCTGCTCGTCGTCAATATGTTTTTAACAGGTTTTGATAGCCGAACGCTGAACACATTATATGTAGATAAAAATTTGAAATATCATGACTTGCTGCAAGCGTTTAGTCGTACCAATCGGGTAGAGAAAGCAACAAAACCATATGGAAATATCGTGTGTTATCGTAACTTAAAAAAAAATACAGATGAATCGCTTAAACTGTTTTCAAAGACAGATTCTGTCGATGATATCCTCATGAAAAGTTATGTCGAATACTTGGCCATGTTTTTGGCTTCTCTTAAAAAAGTGCGTGAAATCGCAGCAACACCCGAAGCAGTTGATGGATTGGAACGAGAAGAGGACCAAAAGGCTTTTGTCGATGCGTTTAAAGATATGACAAAGCTCTTAGTACGACTAAAAACATTTACGGAATTTGAGTTTGATCCAGAGGCGCTTGAAATTGATAGTCAAACGTATGAGGATTATAAAAGCAAGTACTTGAAAATTGCCGAGCAAGTGAAAAAGGATGTTGAAAAGTCATCCATTCTAGAGGATATTGACTTTGAATTGGAACTCATGCACACAGACCGTATTAACGTCAGTTACATCATGAATTTAATGCGTGACCTTGATTTTGGCAATAAAGAAGATCTTGAGAAGCAACTTCGCTATATTGAGGAAGAGGTGGAGCGAGCCGATAATCCTGAATTACGTTTGAAAGTAGATCTCATTAAAGGCTTCTTGAAACGTGTCGTTCCTGATTTAACGAATGCAGATTCGGTAGACGACGCATACAACCGTTACGAGGAAGAAATGAGAGAAGAAGAGATTTATTCGTTTTCTGAGAAAATCGGTATAGCTAAAGAAAACTTGAAACAACATCTTGAAGAATATGAATACAGCAACATCATCCAACAATCCGTAATCAGTGATTCGTTAAAAGTGGGGCTCATTAAGAAAAGAAAACTGGCCCAACAGATTTCAGAATTTATTATGGAGCATACAGAGAAGTACACGTGAGGGGGCATAAAACCCTCTTTTTTATGTTATTTTATATAATTACTTTAATTAATGTTGTTATTTTATAAAATTACGTATATGATAAAGCTGTAGATTGAGCTAAAGGAGGTGGGGGCTATTCAATTACAAAAAATTGCATCCATTGTGCAGGGAGTAAATTTTACTCGTTTGGAAACAACTGAAGAATCAATAGGGGCTCAACGCGTAAAGGTCTTAACATTGAAAGAGTTCAATGAATCGATGGGCTTACCGTACCGGTTGGCACAGGATAAGAAGGCTAGTATTTGGATTGAACAGAAAAAATTGGAAAGACTTCGCTTTACTGAAGAAAATGGGATTATCATTCATTTATTGTCGCAACGTGTGGCATCGATCCCTTCGAACTATAAAGGGCTTCTGATTCCATCGAACTTCGTGAGTATTAATTTTAAGGAACCAGTGGATGCCAAGTTTGTTGAATGGTATTTCAACGAACATGCGGAAGTACGAAGGCAATTCAAACTCGCGACTCAGGGGTCCAGTGTCTCGTCCTTATCCATCAGTATGCTGCGTGAAATGGAAGTCTCATTGCCACCCATTCAGCTACAAACAAGGATAGGGAAAATTGTACAAGCAGTCCAGCAGAAAAAAAGGCTTATGGAAGAAAGAATGGAACTGGAAGATCAATATATTCATGAATTGCTTTCAGTAAAAATGGAGGAATATAAATGACAACATCTGAAAAACAACGATTGCAACAAGCAGAACTACACAAAAGACTTTGGGATATGGCAAATGATTTACGTGGACAAATGGAAGCGAGTGAATTCAAAAATTATATTCTAGGATTAATTTTCTATCGCTACTTATCCGAAAAGACGGAAGTTCGTGTAGATAAATTGCTTGAAGAGGATGCGGTTTCTTATGCAAAAGCATGGGCTGATGAGGAATACCGTGAGGCACTGGCTGAGGAACTTCTTCAACAAATTGGCTATGTCATTGAACCAGAATACCTTTTTTCAAACATGATGATTGAAATTGGAAAAGGGGACAATGGCAAATTTGATACGGAATTACTCCAAGAAGCAATCAATGCCGTAACGGAATCAACGATCGGTACAGATAGTCAAGCCGACTTTGAGCATTTATTCGATGATATGGACTTATCTTCATCTAAATTAGGGCGTGAAGTTACATCTCGTTCCAAATTAATCGCGAAAATTATTGCGAGTGTCAATGACATTCCATTCTTGCATGATGATGTGGATATTGACGTACTAGGCGATGCTTATGAATATATGATTTCAAAATTCGCGGCTAGTGCAGGTAAGTCAGCTGGAGAATTCTATACCCCCCAGCAAGTATCAAAGATTTTAGCGAAGATTGTAACAATCGGTAAAACCGACTTAAAGAGCGTTTATGACCCAGCTTGTGGATCAGGTTCACTTCTTCTACGTGTTGCTAAAGAAGCCAACGTCCGTAAGTTCTACGGTCAAGAACTCACGTCTACAACGTATAACTTAGCTCGAATGAATATGTTACTGCATGATGTTTCTTACCAAAACTTTGACATTCAAAATGCGGATACAATAGAAGAACCTCAACATATCGAAATGAAATTTGAAGCAGTTGTTGCGAATCCTCCATATAGTGCGAAATGGAGTTCGGACGCAGCATTCTTAGATGACGAGCGTTTCAGTGCCTATAGTCGCTTAGCACCGAAGTCAAAAGCCGACTATGCCTTCGTGCAACATATGATTCACCAGCTGGATGACAGCGGAACAATGGCTGTCGTATTACCGCATGGCGTGTTATTTAGAGGGGCTGCGGAAGGCATTATCCGTAAGTACTTAATTGACGATAAAAACTACTTAGATGCAGTCATCGGATTACCAGCAAATATCTTTTTCGGTACAACGATTCCGACGTGTATCATGGTCTTCAAAAAATGTCGTGAAGCAGACGATAAAGTGATATTTATTGATGCGTCCAGTGAATTTGAAAAAGGGAAGAACCAAAACATCTTAACGGATGAAAACGTAGAGAAAATTGTAGAAACGTATAAATCGCGTGAAACCATTGATAAATATTCTTACGCAGCGTTATTAAGTGAAATTGAAGAGAATGATTTTAATCTCAATATTCCAAGGTATGTAGATACGTTTGAAGAAGAAGAATCCGTTGACTTAGAAGTTGTTTCACAACGGATGAAAGAAATTGATGAAAAGATTGTGGAAATTGACGGAGAACTCGCAAAGTATTTTGAAACTTTGGGGGTGAAATAATGCATCCTAAATTGCGTTTTAATGCTTTTCAGGATAGGTGGAAAAATACCATCCTTAGTGAATTGATGATATTTAATAACGGAATAAATGCATCGAAAGAAAGTTATGGGCATGGTAGGAAATTTATTAACGTGCTTGATATTTTAAATAATAATTATGTTCTATACGACGACATCATAGGCTCCGTAAGTGTTAATGATAAACAAGAAGAAGCCAATAAAGTAGAGTATGGGGATATTCTTTTTCTACGAAGCTCTGAGACACGCGAAGATGTAGGTAAATGTACGGTTTACTTGGATAAAGACGAATATGCATTATTCGGTGGATTTGTAATCCGAGGAAAAAAAAATGGTGACTACTATCCTTTTTTTCTTAAACTATTATTAGATACATCATCTGCACGAAACCAGATTTCATCTAGAGCGGGAGGAAGTACACGGTATAATATCAGCCAATCAATATTGAGTTCAGTTGGATTATCAATGCCTTCAATATCAGAACAGCAAAAAATCGCCGATTTCTTCGCCCTGCTAGATCATCGCATCGAACAGCAACAAGAAAAGGTTGAAGCTTGGCGTGAATATAAAAAGGGGATGATGCAAAAGATTTTTAGCCGAGAATTGCGGTTTAAGGATGGGGATGGGCAGGAGTTTCCGGAGTGGGAAGTAACTCAACTTAAAAAGATTGTATCAACATTTTCCGGTGGGACACCAAGTTCAAAACAAAGATCTTTCTATACTGGCGATATTCCTTTTATTCGTTCTGGAGAAATATCTCAATCTACTACTGAGTTATTTATTAACAGTGAAGGTCTAGAAAGTTCGTCAGCCAAGTTAGTTCGAAAAGGTGATTTATTATATGCACTATATGGGGCTACCAGCGGGGAAGTTGCTATTTCAAAAATGGATGGGGCAATTAATCAAGCAATATTATGCATTAGAACAGAAGAGTCTAAACACTTTATGTTACATTATCTTACGCTAATGAAGGAGTCGATACTTTCGACATACCTCCAGGGAGGCCAAGGTAATTTATCTGCACAGATTATTAAGGAAATCACAATCTCATTACCATTAAAAGAAGAACAGGAAAAAATAGCGAATTTCCTCTCTGCTTTGGATATAAAAGTAGAAAATGAAGAAGAAAAACTTCGCTGTCTTCAAGAACAGAAAACTGGATTTATGCAACAGATGTTCATTTGAAATATATCTAAATAAATTATATGGAGATGATAATGTGTCAAAAGGAATTAAGCAAGAATATTCGATGGAAATTAATCGTATTCAAAACTACCTAAGGGATTTGGAGAATGGTCGTATATATGAAATTACAGGAGCCAAAATGGATGGTTCGTATGCTAAGATAGCAAGTAACATTAGTCGGGAATTTGAAGAGCTATTAACAATGATTGAAAAAGGTATTCCGTCAACTTCAACATTGATATTTGAGGCTAGACAAAAGGATACGAAAGATTAAATTTGAGGTATTCGGGGTAGGAATTTAAATCAGTCGTTGCATAACAGGTGCTTCTGGATGAGGAATGGTTGCTTGGTTCTAATACATTTTTGAATTGTATTAGAACCAGGCATCTAAATTAATTGTTCTGATAAGGAGTTGATGATGGATGGATTTCAACTTAATAATCGTTGCAGTAGCCACATTATTTGGAAGTTTAGGTTCTTCTTTTTTGGTTGGCCACTATAACACAAAATCACAAAATAGAGCACTTAAAATTGAATTTCAAAGAATAGATGAAGAACGTCGATATCAAGAAAAGCAAAAACTTCTAGAAGTCTACAATTATGTATTACGGAAAAATGGTGAAATTACTATTATTAAACCAGTAGAAAATGGGCTATTCGAATTCGAAATAAGCCTTTACAGTAAAGAAATTCGATTTGCCCTCTTTGAGGAATACTCCAAGCTGGACAAGAAGGTTGCGGAAATATTAACTTTACTCGATAAGAAAATAGAAGAGTCAAGAATGTATTATATATATGATGATTATGAGGTTCAGGCTGTATTAGAGGAATGTTGTGGGATATATTCTGATTTGATTAAAACCATAAATAATGTCATCGATACACAAAGGGAAAGAACGCAATTAAGAGTTGATTAATATTTCATTCTCAAGTACTAATTACTTGAAAAATCACGGATATTAATTTCGGAATATATAGTATCCTTGAAGTAGGCTACGAAGGTGGAATAATGTGAATAGTAGCCTCCATTTAACATTACTTGAAGTATTGAAAACTAATATACTCACCCGAAAAAAGGAGAGATTTGTATATGAATAATCAAAGTCTGTTGACAATCAAAGAATTCGCAAATGTAATAACGGAAAAGGGTCACAAGATTAGTGGAAAAGAGCTATTTGATAGGTTGCACAACTGGGATTTAATTTGGGTAAGTGGAGATAGAAAAAAACTCCCGACAACCGAAGCACGGAGATCTGGATACCTTGATATGGTTCCGTCGTCAAAAGGCTCTGATGTGTATGGTCGAGAGCATACAACGTTTGTTATGGTGGCGACTAAAAAGGGGCAGGAATATATTTTAGGTAGGTTAATGAAAGAATTAGATTGATGAGTGAGATATGATCTTTTTGCGAGATCTCTGTAATTACTATTGCAAAGGCTCATCTGTCACCCAGATGACTGTAAGGAGAAGATGAATCTACTTTAATATCGATAATTAATTTTAATAAATAGATAGGTTGGGATGTACTGATATGGAGAAACTGGGTAATAAAGAGATAATTAGTGTGGTGGCTTATATTGGCGGAGAAGGTGGTTATTTAGGCAATTTTTCGTATGCGACGCATGCAAGTTTCTATCCTGAGTATTGCGGATTAGATATTGATCCTTATAAATATGAAGGTACTACTAGAAATAGATTCATTACTATTTTGACTAATGCTACAAGAATTGAGCAATATAAGATTTTAGAAGGCGTTTTGGAAAAGTATCCTTTATCGAATGTTGAAGAACTATTTCATGAAGATATAATTAACGAAAAACAGTTTAAATCTAAGCAAAATCTTTTTGAAAAGATTTCAATATGGACAACCTTATTACAAGGGGATGGTTTAATTCTTATAGAAAATATTAAACATGATTCAAAATTTGTTAAAGAGGTTTTAAATCAATGTGAGACTTTAATTTCCAATCATAAATATAGTAGTGGAGTAGATAGAGCACACACGGCGTTACATGCATTTATAAAAGAATTATGTGAAGAAGAAGGACTGACCTTTCAGCAAAGCAAACCTAAGCTACAAGAATACTGGAGTAAATTAAGGACAGAACATAGTAAATTCAAAGCTAATCCTTCAAACTTTCTATCTCCAGTAAATCAAATTGTAAATGCTATTGCCAAAGTTATAGAGAACATTAATGAAATTAGAAATGATGGAGCTTACACACATCCAAATGAAGAAATTATTGATGAAGCAGAATCTAAGTTAGTAATTAATTTATCGAGAGTATTTCTACAATATATTGATGATAGAATAAATCCGTAGATAAACCCATAAACGCGACTGAAGCCCCCTGTAAATGAAAATTGAAAGTGTTGCGATAGAAGGAACAAAAGAGTATATAAGAAAAAATGAAAACAGTCGAACACTTAACAAAGAGTCAACTTCTGGAAACTCTTGTTAAGTATTTATTTGTTGTTGCGTACCTTATTTGTTCGTAAAAGTATGCTTTTACAAGAACGATCGTAAACTATTTATATAGCTTGACGAACGCTCCTTTTGGTTTTTTGTTATTCCTTTTAACCCGTTCGCGAAAGTGTACTTTTATGAACGGAATAAATATTAACTCTATGTAAGCGTAAAATATTATCTATAAATTTTTGCGCTTTTTGAATATGGTTTCGATATAGTAAATGAAGATAAATGAAGATAAATGCAGAACCTAAGTACAAACACTGGCATGGCCAAAAATTATATGAGTATCCATGAACAACCCTGCTTGAACAAATCTAAGTATGATCTTAATCATTTATTTATGTTCGTCCTGGGTATACCCGGCATGAACACGAATTACGATATAAACAGCAAATAATACCCACCTAACGAAAATAGGGGGGATGGGAAACGTGGAGAAAATGAAGTTTACAAAAATGCTGCTAAACGCCTAAAAACACTCTTATAAAAACATTTGTGAAATCATTATTGATTCCATAAGTGTTTTTTTGTTGGTTATTAAAAAAAAAACGATTATCACACTTGCGTATATAAGCATATGGTTATACAATGGTGGAGAAATGGAGGGATGGACTATGAATAAAACTGTTACGATTGATCTGCAACGAGCGTCGCGACTATTAAAATTGCTAGGGGACCCAACACGTTTGACGATGATGAAGTTACTCAAGTCACATGAATGCTGTGTGTGTGAATTTGTTGCGATTTTTAAAATGAGTCAGCCGGCGATTAGCCAGCACTTGCGTAAACTTAGAGATATTGAGTTGGTTAAAGAAGAACGCAGAGGCCAATGGATTTTCTTTTCGATTAATGAAAATCATGAAGATTACCCGTTTATTCAAAGCATTCTTGAACATCTTCCGGATCAGAATGAATCAATCGCTGAACTGGAAGCACAAGGGCTTCGAGTTTGTTGTGAATAAGGAGGAGAAAGTACGTTGATTTCAGTTATAACAGCATCATTGATATTCATAATCACACTTATTTTTGTTATTTGGCAGCCTAGAAATTTATCAATTGGTTGGTCTGCATGTATTGGTGCAGTTGTCGCTTTGTTAGTCGGGGTAGTTAATTTTCAGGACGTTATCGATGTTACAGGGATTGTCTGGAATGCTACGCTTGCTTTCGTTGCCATCATTATTATCTCATTAATTTTAGACGAAATCGGATTCTTCGAGTGGTCTGCGTTACATATGGCGAGATTAGCTAAAGGTAGCGGTATTCGCATGTTTGTTTATGTCAGCATTCTTGGAGCGATAGTTGCTGCCTTGTTCGCAAACGATGGGGCTGCCCTTATACTAACGCCAATTGTGCTTGCAATGGTACGAAATTTGAATTTCAATGAAAAAATGATTTTCCCATTTATTATTGCCAGTGGGTTTATTGCAGACACCACTTCATTACCACTGGTCGTGAGTAACTTAGTTAATATTGTTTCAGCAGACTTTTTCGATATCGGATTTGTTGAATATGCATCTAGAATGATTGTCCCAAATTTATTTGCATTAGTTGCGAGTATTTTAGTGTTGTTGTTATTCTTCCGTAAAAGTATTCCTAAAGACTATAAAGTCTCAGATTTAAAAGAACCGAAGGATGCTATCAAAGATATAAAGTTGTTTCGACTAGCTTGGGTGATATTAAGCGTATTACTTGTAGGGTATTTCTCTAGTGGTTTTACAGGATTGCCTGTATCTATTATTGCTGGACTTACGGCGATATTCTTTATGGCCATGGCACAAAGAAGTCCAGCTGTTCACACGAAGCAAGTACTTAAAGGTGCACCTTGGTCCATCGTATTCTTCTCTGTTGGGATGTACGTTGTCGTCTACGGATTGCGTAATGTCGGTCTAACAGGCGTATTGGGTGATGTCATTCAATTGGCAGCCGATCAAGGACTCTTTGTAGCAACGATTTCGATGGGCTTTATTGCTGCGATATTGTCATCACTTATGAATAATATGCCTACGGTCATGATTAATGCGTTAGCTATATCAGAAACGACTACGACAGGTTCTATTCGCGAGGCTTTGATTTATGCAAATATCATCGGGTCGGATCTGGGTCCTAAAATCACGCCAATCGGTTCTTTGGCCACTTTATTGTGGTTGCATGTACTGTCTCAAAAAGGTGTAAAAATCTCTTGGGGTAGCTATTTTAAAATTGGTATTATCTTAACAGTCCCTACACTCCTGATTACACTAATCGGACTGTATCTATGGCTGTCAATCATACAATAAATCAAAAAAAAGGGGATTTTCATTATGTCGAAAAAAACACTTTATTTCTTATGTACAGGTAACTCATGCCGTAGCCAAATGGCTGAAGGATGGGGCAAAAAGTATCTTGGTGAAGAATGGCAAGTTCTCAGTGCTGGAATTGAGGCTCATGGAGTTAATCCAAATGCTGTAAAAGCCATGAATGAGGCCGGCATCGACATTTCGGATCAAACTTCGGATATTATTGATCCACAAATCTTAAATAATGCAGATTTTGTCGTCACTCTTTGTGGGGATGCTGCTGACAAGTGTCCGATGACACCACCCCATATCAAACGAGCTCATTGGGGATTTGATGATCCTGCAAAAGCAGAAGGAACAGATGAAGAAAAATGGATATTCTTCCAGCGTGTACGCGATGAAATTGGTGCAAGGATTGCACATTTCTCTAAAACAGGTGAATAAATCAAAGAGGCCGTGGGTTCATATCCCGGCTTTCCTTTAATAAAATGAATAAGGATATCATTATATAGTGATGAAGGGGATGTTTGATAATGACAAAGGTTGAAATTTTCGATCCTGCAATGTGTTGTTCAACAGGGGTCTGCGGACCAGGTGTTGATCCAGAATTAACGCGTGTCGCATCCGCTGTATATTCACTTGAAAAAAAGAAGTTTGATATTACACGCTATAATCTTGGGAATGATCCGGGTGCATTTGTAGACAATGTAGTAGTAAATAAGGTGCTTCTTGAAAAAGGACCAGATGCTCTTCCTCTGATACTTGTTAATAATGAAATTGTTAAAGTGGGTGCCTATCCGACAAATGAAGAGTTAGCAGAATGGCTTGATATAAAGACAGCTGAACTTCAGGATAAACCACGTGTACGTGTTTCAGTCAAGTTTGATAAATAAGGAGGAATAACCATGTATCCATTATTCAATCCTGACAAAACCGTCCTAACTCCATTTTTGTTTTTTACCGGAAAAGGTGGTGTCGGTAAAACATCTACAGCGTGTGCGACAGCAGTGACACTCGCCGACCAGGGGAAGAAAGTACTTTTAGTAAGTACCGATCCTGCTTCAAATTTACAGGATGTCCTCGATGTAGAATTGACGAATGACCCAGTAGCTATTCCGAGTGTAAACAATTTATTTGCTTGCAATATAGACCCAGAAGCATCTGCGAAAACATATCGAGAAAAAGTTGTCGGTCCTTATCGAGGTAAGTTGCCAGATTCTGTTCTCTCAACGATGGAAGAACAGCTGTCTGGTGCTTGCACAGTTGAAATTGCTGCATTTGATGAATTTTCTCATCTGTTATCCGATGAAGATGTGTTAAATCAATATGATCACATATTATTTGACACTGCTCCCACCGGGCACACACTGCGTCTGTTACAATTACCAACTGCGTGGACCGGGTTTTTAGAAGAAAGTACACACGGTGCTTCCTGCCTGGGTCCGCTATCAGGCCTTGGAGAGAAAAAAGAGTTGTATGCGAAGGCTGTTGAGTCTCTTTCTAATCCAGAAAAAACGACTCTGATTTTGGTTTCGCGACCGGATGTATCTTCTTTACTTGAAGCGAATCGGGCTTCTTCGGAGCTTAAAGATATCGGCATTAAAAATCAGATACTAATCATTAATGGGCTTCTTCAGGCACATCATCCCGAAGACGATGTGTCAACCGCGTTTTATGAGCGACAGCGCCGTGCACTGAAAGAAACGCCCGAAGGATTAAAACAGGTTGTGACGTTCTCCCTTCCATTCGTTTCTTATTCACTAACCGGAGTTGATAACCTCCGGCACTTATTTAGCTCTTACACTATTACCGTGTTTGAAGAAGACAATCTAAGCAAAGAAACACTTCACCTTCCGGGCTTAAACAAAGTAATCGATGATTTTTCATCGAAAAACATACGTGTTATCTTCACAATGGGTAAAGGTGGGGTTGGCAAAACATCGATTGCATCTGCAATTGCGGTCGGCCTCTCTGAGAAAGGTCATCGCGTTCATTTGACTACAACAGACCCAGCAGCCCATATTGCGTATACTTTTGAAGGTAGTGTTTTGAGAGATAATTTGACAATTAGTAGCATTAATCCGGAAATTGAAGTCAAAAAGTACCAACAGGAAGTGCTTTCGATTGCAGGAGAAGGGTTGGACGAAGAAGGGCTTGCGTATTTGAAAGAAGATCTAGAATCGCCATGTACAGAA of the Sporosarcina sp. FSL K6-1508 genome contains:
- a CDS encoding response regulator transcription factor; translation: MAETINKIRIAFIDGQQIYREGLKGLFASDGLLEVVYEAETTEEIIAHYSNNFSEEVDILLMELGETPLESIRCIEQLSNEHPKVKVAVLTDNIDKSYVLLAVQAGASGYMLKEMDLHLIIEAIRHISAGTSYIHPKVTHHLINAYLMLNERKHKGVFKQEEIRMPLHLLTKRECEVLQLLADGRGNIEISHLLFISDKTVKNHVSSILSKMNVVHRTAAAVIAIKNGWVKI
- a CDS encoding type I restriction endonuclease subunit R, which gives rise to MGYQSEAQLEKKMISQLVRQGYEQVQLPDYEALLLNFRSQVNRFNQNKLEGKPLTDTEFNRLLNLVDGKSIFDSAKILRDKQIIEREDGSELYIELFNTREWCKNLFQVTTQTTVTGTYTNRYDVTILINGLPVVQVELKRRGLDFKEAFNQIQRYRKHSYKGLYRFLQIFVVTNGVDTKYFSNSDSDILFGYTFFWSDAENNIITNLNEFTSSFLEKCHIAKMIARYMVLNDTEKLLMVMRPYQVYATEALVQRALETKNSGFIWHTTGSGKTLTSFKASQILANEPSIKKVFFLVDRKDLDSQTIAEFNKFEKGSVDRTEKTDLLVKQIEDVMKPFIVTTIQKMANAVKTPRFAKIMDLYRDDRVIFIIDECHRSQFGEMHTNISRHFKNAQYFGFTGTPRLKENKSQDGRTTADLFEKCLHTYLIKEAIRDGNVLGFSVEHHELIKAKVNENDRTRVEAINTDEVWMDDNRMHWVVKNILENHERKSRSKGYTAIFTVQSIPMLIKYYELLKQTEHPFKIAGIFSYGANEESEGKDEHSRDSLERIITDYNGIFDTNYSTDTYPSYFSDISKRVKTAQIDILLVVNMFLTGFDSRTLNTLYVDKNLKYHDLLQAFSRTNRVEKATKPYGNIVCYRNLKKNTDESLKLFSKTDSVDDILMKSYVEYLAMFLASLKKVREIAATPEAVDGLEREEDQKAFVDAFKDMTKLLVRLKTFTEFEFDPEALEIDSQTYEDYKSKYLKIAEQVKKDVEKSSILEDIDFELELMHTDRINVSYIMNLMRDLDFGNKEDLEKQLRYIEEEVERADNPELRLKVDLIKGFLKRVVPDLTNADSVDDAYNRYEEEMREEEIYSFSEKIGIAKENLKQHLEEYEYSNIIQQSVISDSLKVGLIKKRKLAQQISEFIMEHTEKYT
- a CDS encoding restriction endonuclease subunit S; the encoded protein is METTEESIGAQRVKVLTLKEFNESMGLPYRLAQDKKASIWIEQKKLERLRFTEENGIIIHLLSQRVASIPSNYKGLLIPSNFVSINFKEPVDAKFVEWYFNEHAEVRRQFKLATQGSSVSSLSISMLREMEVSLPPIQLQTRIGKIVQAVQQKKRLMEERMELEDQYIHELLSVKMEEYK
- a CDS encoding type I restriction-modification system subunit M; amino-acid sequence: MTTSEKQRLQQAELHKRLWDMANDLRGQMEASEFKNYILGLIFYRYLSEKTEVRVDKLLEEDAVSYAKAWADEEYREALAEELLQQIGYVIEPEYLFSNMMIEIGKGDNGKFDTELLQEAINAVTESTIGTDSQADFEHLFDDMDLSSSKLGREVTSRSKLIAKIIASVNDIPFLHDDVDIDVLGDAYEYMISKFAASAGKSAGEFYTPQQVSKILAKIVTIGKTDLKSVYDPACGSGSLLLRVAKEANVRKFYGQELTSTTYNLARMNMLLHDVSYQNFDIQNADTIEEPQHIEMKFEAVVANPPYSAKWSSDAAFLDDERFSAYSRLAPKSKADYAFVQHMIHQLDDSGTMAVVLPHGVLFRGAAEGIIRKYLIDDKNYLDAVIGLPANIFFGTTIPTCIMVFKKCREADDKVIFIDASSEFEKGKNQNILTDENVEKIVETYKSRETIDKYSYAALLSEIEENDFNLNIPRYVDTFEEEESVDLEVVSQRMKEIDEKIVEIDGELAKYFETLGVK